A genome region from Musa acuminata AAA Group cultivar baxijiao chromosome BXJ3-5, Cavendish_Baxijiao_AAA, whole genome shotgun sequence includes the following:
- the LOC135637559 gene encoding uncharacterized protein LOC135637559 encodes MASRLAAEQTGGLDLNAGEQEGESTDAAAEPASDPGGDGHGKCLADSDGGDSSPTEVGDASCGGQNATMVVAADNDGVTAANKVTEAGVEVVRCGGAADVGGDIEIWVEKQNDVEHEVGSRSLVDGCQGDQKLECAAVEAGSTMVSAVETAVTEEVVTVPGRIKPVEFEKTRNEDETVEKFDSSVKKPYLEIDMMAGGNFGEGETATTEDEETQSSLIAANGSGGQGEAQMDVLEIENVTGGARTTNAVNLDEVTVDGSHFLENEAVVGEKDNYVQNENRTELVEDDLSQKEKEENVVNGAVDCDSIDEHLQDKLDVLDLSSSEMEVGSSCTRKLEVSMVNAECTVESVPTLTTAAMDRNDVEMSVDTSDPGAIQDGVSEISNQTEVKEKQLSFQNGNKIVDGRLQPEVSALGSIVSELEKNSLDEEKLKAGFANPAYLSGCDSSMNVVGLEAGKPDGVADQGDIEVGVAESDRKELAGEGISGIEIATQVISHDLVDIHLEPTEVDLGANALDARCAMGAPESDSLVTLASVEAESSGGTHGQRRTQVDALEIGIGNELPGHGLSIVKENQNLTNEAVDHPEVDKHLHESEGVLRPGDTDQNEELIVESSFVVDETEDILTVAINQYNESKELDREPEASRLSLLDTDGGRASFSEMPFTSLSQNIQDKENDIHEKELRKVDPLLVDRSKTDKIIDDKRDSDLTDPKEVNILGKNPLGEYLLDVGDLVSTGPDTAANVQVVKTDSGDIHLLYDNQETESQTFMEDVNLSVEINMSRTSESFQIENVPSGIEFAHVVVNESQETESQTVSSLATSNHFTNDIGENCYPGSLQNMVTEYNVCKEDESPTTEFCQNVETGRNLEADQEFVLGGSILNVSPDAGTHDNERMVVDEQETSKGTDKQAVEHVATSPNISVENSDEHPCYYLPSKDEDSFCTSDLVWGKVKSHPWWPGQIFDPSDASDLALRHQKKDNFLVAYFGDKTFAWCDESQLKHFETYFSQMEKQSNSDVFVDAIDGALDEVARRMGLGMTCSCFPEAANANSSDQKVENAGIREDSNGCNVDRSAILSYFQPGRLLEYVKALAKFPDCGTDSLELVIVNAQLKAFFRSKGYPELPSFKFISGLSENDAEISDSKSEGIMEVTIEQSGPIVSEMMFGKLKSRGRWSSMAKQKNVLEDGKKQKNLSELMEVECSQLANGANTEFGIKVDESDSLYSNKKRKATDSDSSDSEKGKKKRLDSLGDLQNKLPSLAISSSFKIGECIRRVASQLTGAPPILKGHSEASLKNVSKDDSIFDVFVSDGFSDVNMQSPRDKKENWEDYSSDEMLSRLCSAAMDPVKGHNCLSVIISFFTEVRDYCVSTSYSEKKHPEKTWGRRGRKRKVDNQFSVLEMTELDHMQDSYWSDLISHSGPAKSKGEAQTRSQRKKRKSSGQTSSTLVLVPVLQGAEHIHVGKIVPNIRQAAPIDRPIISVEEKMVDEFMPTALVLNFNGSSSLPSETDLIRIFSRYGPLKEAATEVQQKNNRVVVVFKRRADAEIAFSNAGKYSIFGPSLLSYRLRYFPSTPDAFPDSKQLDKTDALPVENSNLNTPANVHPSMSIASPDTGLRDKSDTVLMGSSSTNIPVDLHPSMSSTCPDTNLQDKSDLVPTENSSANDPSDLHPSISDAYADTNLLDKNGAAVLELSDLHPLMSDGSPDTNLQEKSDAVPTENSSANNPSNLHPSVSDAYLDTNFLDKNDTAVFEHSNISLPSNLDGSPGTNLQEKSDAVRTENSSANNPSNFHPSMSDAYLDTNLLDKNDAAVLEHSNISLPSDLHPLMYDGSPDANLQDTSDAMPTENSSTNNPSYLQPPMPCLHTNLRDKNDASVLEHSNTSLPRDLHPPMSDGSLDVNLEDNSDVILTENSDIPSHPKPSMSNAFLETNLQDESSNTCLAASPYPSMCNASPDISLQDKSDITNVAGNFHLSTLDASPDTNFQDKNDEILRESCSTTIPDNLDPSTVDGSLNKPEDKGNAAPVEDHSINISAQAERENVQDAIEVTSEKPVATVTDVDGQAG; translated from the exons ATGGCTTCGAGGCTGGCAGCGGAGCAGACCGGAGGCCTCGACTTGAACGCCGGGGAGCAGGAGGGAGAAAGTACGGACGCAGCAGCGGAGCCGGCTTCAGATCCTGGAGGCGATGGACACGGCAAGTGTTTGGCTGATTCGGATGGCGGGGATTCGAGTCCGACAGAGGTGGGAGATGCGTCGTGCGGCGGTCAGAACGCCACAATGGTTGTCGCAGCAGATAACGATGGTGTGACAGCTGCTAACAAAGTGACGGAAGCTGGGGTTGAGGTCGTTCGTTGTGGTGGTGCCGCTGACGTAGGAGGAGATATAGAGATTTGGGTGGAGAAGCAAAACGATGTGGAACATGAGGTGGGAAGCCGTTCCTTGGTTGATGGATGCCAAGGTGATCAGAAGCTGGAATGTGCTGCGGTCGAGGCAGGGAGCACAATGGTGTCTGCTGTTGAAACGGCTGTGACTGAAGAGGTTGTGACTGTACCAGGAAGGATCAAGCCAGTCGAGTTTGAAAAAACCAGAAATGAAGATGAAACTGTTGAGAAATTTGATTCTTCAGTAAAGAAACCATACCTGGAGATTGATATGATGGCTGGTGGTAATTTTGGGGAGGGTGAAACTGCTACCACAGAAGATGAAGAAACCCAAAGTAGTTTGATAGCTGCAAATGGATCTGGAGGTCAAGGAGAGGCACAAATGGATGTTTTGGAGATAGAAAATGTTACTGGGGGTGCAAGAACAACGAATGCTGTTAATCTTGATGAGGTCACAGTTGATGGATCTCATTTTCTTGAAAATGAAGCAGTTGTAGGAGAAAAGGATAATTATGTGCAGAATGAGAACAGAACTGAGCTTGTGGAGGATGATTTATCtcagaaagagaaggaagagaatgtGGTGAATGGTGCAGTGGACTGTGATTCAATTGATGAGCATCTTCAGGATAAATTGGATGTTCTGGATTTATCATCATCAGAGATGGAAGTTGGCTCCAGTTGCACTCGTAAACTTGAAGTTAGCATGGTTAATGCAGAATGTACTGTGGAGAGTGTGCCAACACTGACTACTGCTGCTATGGACAGGAATGATGTTGAAATGTCAGTGGATACATCAGACCCAGGGGCTATCCAGGATGGGGTTTCAGAGATCAGCAATCAAACTGAAGTTAAAGAGAAACAATTATCTTTTCAAAATGGGAACAAGATTGTTGATGGACGGCTGCAACCTGAAGTGAGTGCTTTGGGATCCATAGTTTCTGAACTTGAGAAAAATTCTCTTGATGAAGAGAAACTGAAAGCTGGTTTTGCTAACCCAGCATATCTGTCAGGGTGTGACTCTTCCATGAATGTTGTAGGGTTGGAAGCTGGAAAGCCGGATGGTGTAGCAGATCAGGGAGACATAGAGGTTGGGGTTGCGGAAAGTGACAGAAAAGAACTTGCTGGAGAGGGTATATCAGGTATAGAGATTGCAACTCAGGTGATTAGTCATGATCTTGTTGACATACATCTGGAACCTACAGAGGTGGACCTGGGAGCTAATGCATTAGATGCAAGATGTGCAATGGGGGCTCCTGAATCTGATTCACTTGTTACTCTTGCTTCGGTGGAAGCTGAAAGCTCGGGGGGAACACATGGTCAGAGAAGAACCCAGGTCGATGCTCTGGAGATTGGCATTGGAAATGAACTCCCTGGGCATGGTCTATCTATTGTAAAGGAGAACCAAAATTTGACAAATGAGGCAGTGGATCATCCTGAAGTTGATAAACATCTTCATGAATCAGAAGGTGTTCTTAGACCTGGCGATACTGATCAGAATGAAGAACTTATTGTTGAGTCTTCTTTTGTAGTTGATGAAACTGAAGATATCCTGACTGTGGCGATCAATCAGTACAATGAGTCTAAGGAGTTGGACAGGGAACCAGAGGCCAGTAGACTGTCCCTGCTGGATACTGATGGAGGTAGAGCTTCATTCTCAGAGATGCCTTTTACTTCCTTAAGTCAGAATATACAGGATAAAGAAAATGATATCCATGAGAAAGAATTACGGAAGGTGGATCCTCTGCTTGTTGATCGCTCTAAAACTGATAAAATAATTGATGATAAAAGAGATTCAGACCTGACTGATCCAAAAGAAGTAAACATCTTGGGTAAAAATCCATTGGGTGAATATCTTCTAGATGTCGGTGATTTGGTTAGTACTGGGCCTGATACAGCAGCAAATGTTCAAGTTGTAAAAACAGACAGTGGAGACATTCACTTACTCTACGATAATCAGGAGACAGAATCTCAAACTTTTATGGAGGATGTAAATTTGTCTGTGGAAATCAACATGTCCAGGACTTCTGAATCATTTCAAATTGAGAATGTACCCTCAGGCATTGAATTTGCTCATGTTGTTGTCAACGAAAGTCAGGAGACAGAATCCCAAACTGTTAGTTCTTTGGCCACTAGTAATCATTTTACAAATGATATTGGAGAAAATTGTTATCCTGGGAGTCTTCAAAACATGGTGACAGAGTACAATGTTTGTAAAGAAGATGAATCTCCAACAACTGAATTCTGCCAAAATGTGGAAACAGGTAGAAATTTAGAAGCAGATCAGGAGTTTGTTCTAGGGGGAAGTATACTGAACGTCAGTCCTGATGCTGGTACACATGATAATGAGAGAATGGTGGTTGATGAACAGGAGACCTCAAAAGGCACAGACAAGCAAGCAGTAGAACATGTGGCCACAAGTCCTAATATTTCTGTTGAAAATAGTGATGAACATCCTTGTTACTACTTGCCTTCTAAGGATGAGGATAGTTTCTGCACATCTGATCTAGTCTGGGGTAAAGTCAAGAGTCATCCTTGGTGGCCTGGCCAAATTTTTGATCCATCAGATGCATCAGACTTAGCCTTAAGACATCAAAAGAAGGACAACTTTCTTGTAGCCTATTTTGGAGACAAGACATTTGCTTGGTGTGATGAATCCCAATTGAAGCATTTTGAGACATATTTCTCACAGATGGAAAAACAGAGCAATTCAGATGTATTTGTGGATGCCATCGATGGGGCATTGGATGAGGTTGCAAGGCGCATGGGGTTGGGAATGACTTGTTCCTGTTTCCCTGAAGCAGCTAATGCCAATAGTAGTGACCAAAAGGTTGAGAATGCTGGGATTCGTGAAGATAGCAATGGCTGTAATGTTGACAGGTCAGCTATCTTAAGCTATTTTCAACCTGGCAGACTTCTCGAGTATGTTAAGGCTTTAGCTAAGTTCCCAGATTGTGGGACTGATAGTCTAGAGCTTGTGATAGTGAATGCTCAGTTGAAGGCATTTTTCAGGTCTAAAGGTTATCCTGAACTTCCTTCTTTCAAGTTCATTAGTGGATTAAGTGAAAATGATGCTGAGATCTCAGACTCTAAATCGGAAGGGATAATGGAAGTTACCATTGAGCAATCAGGTCCTATTGTCTCAGAAATGATGTTTGGAAAACTGAAATCACGAGGAAGGTGGAGCTCCATGGCTAAGCAAAAGAATGTATTGGAGGATGGCAAAAAACAAAAGAACTTATCTGAGCTGATGGAGGTTGAATGTTCTCAGCTTGCAAATGGTGCAAATACTGAGTTTGGAATAAAAGTTGATGAATCAGATTCACTTTATTCTAACAAGAAGCGCAAGGCTACTGACTCTGACTCATCTGACTCAGAGAAAGGTAAGAAAAAAAGGCTAGACTCATTAGGAGATCTGCAAAATAAGCTACCATCATTAGCTATTAGCAGTTCTTTTAAGATTGGTGAATGCATCCGTCGTGTTGCAAGCCAGCTTACTGGGGCTCCGCCTATCCTTAAGGGTCATAGTGAAGCATCTCTGAAGAATGTATCCAAGGATGATAGTATATTTGATGTTTTTGTTTCTGATGGTTTCAGTGATGTGAATATGCAGAGCCCAAGAGATAAGAAAGAAAATTGGGAAGATTACTCTTCTGATGAAATGTTATCACGGCTATGCTCAGCAGCAATGGATCCTGTGAAAGGACACAATTGCTTATCTGTTATAATCAGTTTCTTTACTGAAGTTAGGGACTATTGTGTTTCTACTTCTTATAGTGAAAAGAAGCATCCCGAGAAAACTTGGGGTAGAAGGGGTAGGAAAAGGAAAGTGGACAATCAGTTTTCTGTGTTGGAGATGACAGAACTCGATCACATGCAGGACTCTTACTGGTCTGACTTGATTTCTCACAGTGGCCCTGCCAAAAGCAAAGGAGAAGCCCAAACTCGGAGtcagagaaagaagaggaagtcTTCAGGACAAACGTCATCAACTCTTGTACTGGTTCCTGTTCTGCAAGGTGCAGAACATATTCATGTTGGAAAGATAGTTCCCAATATAAGGCAAGCAGCACCAATAGATAGGCCAATAATTAGTGTGGAAGAGAAGATGGTTGATGAGTTCATGCCAACTGCATTGGTTTTGAATTTTAATGGATCAAGTTCTCTTCCTTCTGAGACTGATCTGATCAGAATTTTCAGTCGTTATGGACCCCTAAAAGAAGCAGCAACAGAAGTGCAGCAGAAGAACAACCGTGTGGTAGTAGTATTTAAGCGGCGTGCTGATGCAGAAATCGCTTTCAGCAATGCAGGGAAGTATAGCATTTTTGGGCCATCACTTTTAAGTTATCGGCTTAGATATTTTCCATCAACCCCTGATGCTTTTCCAGACTCCAAGCAACTAGACAAAACGGATGCACTACCAGTAGAAAATAGCAATTTAAACACCCCAGCTAATGTTCATCCATCAATGTCCATTGCTTCTCCTGACACCGGTCTTCGAGACAAAAGTGATACAGTACTCATGGGGAGTAGCAGCACAAACATTCCTGTTGATCTTCATCCATCAATGTCCAGTACTTGTCCAGACACCAATCTACAAGACAAAAGTGATCTAGTGCCCACGGAGAATAGCAGCGCAAATGATCCCAGTGACCTTCATCCATCAATATCTGACGCTTATGCAGACACCAATCTCCTTGACAAAAATGGTGCAGCGGTACTCGAGCTTAGTGACCTTCATCCACTGATGTCTGATGGTTCTCCAGATACCAATCTACAAGAAAAAAGTGATGCAGTGCCCACAGAGAATAGCAGCGCTAATAATCCCAGTAACCTTCATCCATCAGTGTCCGATGCTTATCTAGACACCAATTTCCTTGACAAAAATGATACAGCAGTCTTCGAGCATAGCAACATAAGCCTTCCCAGTAACCTTGATGGTTCTCCAGGCACCAATCTGCAAGAAAAAAGTGATGCAGTGCGCACAGAGAATAGCAGTGCAAATAATCCCAGTAACTTTCATCCATCAATGTCTGATGCGTATCTAGACACCAATCTCCTTGACAAAAACGATGCAGCAGTACTTGAGCACAGCAACATCAGCCTTCCCAGTGACCTTCATCCACTGATGTATGATGGTTCTCCAGATGCCAATCTACAAGACACGAGTGATGCAATGCCCACAGAGAACAGCAGCACAAATAATCCCAGTTACCTTCAGCCACCAATGCCTTGTCTACACACCAATCTCCGTGACAAAAATGATGCATCAGTACTTGAGCATAGCAACACCAGCCTTCCCAGAGACCTTCATCCACCGATGTCTGATGGTTCTCTGGATGTCAATCTCGAAGACAACAGTGATGTAATTCTCACAGAGAATAGCGACATTCCTAGCCACCCTAAACCATCAATGTCCAATGCTTTTCTAGAGACAAATCTCCAAGACGAGAGCAGCAACACATGCCTTGCCGCTAGTCCTTATCCATCAATGTGTAATGCTTCTCCAGACATTAGTCTCCAAGACAAAAGCGACATCACAAATGTTGCTGGTAACTTTCACCTATCAACACTTGATGCTTCTCCAGACACCAATTTCCAAGACAAAAATGATGAGATACTCAGAGAGAGTTGCAGCACAACCATTCCTGATAATCTTGATCCATCAACAGTTGATGGTTCTCTAAACAAACCAGAAGATAAGGGTAACGCTGCACCTGTAGAGGATCACAGCATCAACATTTCAG CACAAGCAGAGAGAGAAAATGTCCAGGATGCTATTGAAGTCACAAGTGAAAAACCAGTTGCAACAGTCACTGATGTGGATGGACAAGCTGGCTAG
- the LOC103986083 gene encoding uncharacterized protein LOC103986083 isoform X1, with translation MVSGQDPVEAILHAFRDALSPLESGFLRAAKDLESHWLNSTDRSNNVESPKRCHGSMKRKSGHDVVATVVTSEERKRSPIQGLLGALFPNASRGGSVRGRGGNSSKTGRDEEEKNGSCVDCSPFAVTWSIMLNSFVQAFPRPLKSFRKCFGDQCHDDDFVSEPWHGKPSERAPYKIVFWDKSKKTSSADREMLPLELILCIASESLVQNLQMLNLPCQGSSPQKLNQPVASKSSGAPQFEHLKMINGLINGKKADFDGFLSNLSFARVGGAPANFVEDENHANSGDKEDTASSSPQNIASGLLNIPLSNVERLKSTLSTVSLTELIEFIPQLGRSATDYPDKKKLFSVQDFFRYAEVEGRRFFEELDRDGDGQLNLEDLEIAMRKRNLPRRYAKDFLRRTRSYLFSKSIGWKQFLSLMEQKEPKILRAYTTLCLSKSGTLQKNQILTSLRSAGLPASEDNAIAMMRSLNVDSEGSISYSHFRNFMLLLPSERLEDDPRNIWFEAATVVAVPPPVEISTGNVLKSALAGGLACALSTSIMHPIDTMKTRVQASTLSFPELVSKLPEIGLRGLYRGSIPAILGQFSSHGLRTGIFEASKLVLINVAPTLQELQVQSMASFCSTILGTAVRIPCEVLKQRLQAGIFDNVGEAIVGTLHQDGLKGFFRGTGATLCREVPFYVAGMCLYAESKKVAQNLLNRDLAPWETVAVGALSGGLAAVVTTPFDVMKTRMMTAPQGLPVSMQMVAFSILRKEGPLGLFKGAVPRFFWIAPLGAMNFAGYELAKKAMDKTEHVPE, from the exons ATGGTCTCCGGCCAGGATCCGGTGGAGGCTATCCTCCATGCCTTCAGGGATGCCCTCTCCCCGCTGGAGTCTGGGTTCCTTCGCGCCGCCAAGGATCTGGAGTCCCATTGGCTGAACTCGACGGACAGATCCAATAATGTGGAGTCTCCGAAGAGATGCCATGGATCGATGAAGAGGAAGTCGGGCCATGATGTGGTGGCTACGGTTGTGACTTCCGAGGAGCGGAAAAGAAGCCCAATTCAGGGCCTTCTCGGTGCTTTGTTTCCAAACGCTTCCCGCGGGGGCAGCGTCCGTGGCCGGGGAGGGAATTCATCCAAGACAGGTAGAGACGAAGAGGAAAAGAATGGATCTTGTGTGGATTGCTCGCCCTTTGCGGTCACTTGGTCGATCATGCTCAACAGCTTCGTGCAGGCATTTCCAAGGCCACTTAAATCATTTAGGAAATGCTTTGGGGACCAATGCCATGACGATGACTTCGTCTCTGAGCCTTGGCATGGGAAACCTTCCGAGAGAGCTCCATACAAGATTGTGTTCTGGGACAAATCCAAGAAAACGTCTTCGGCTGACAGAGAAATGTTGCCTCTCGAATTGATTCTTTGCATCGCATCGGAAAGTTTGGTTCAGAATCTTCAAATGTTGAATTTGCCTTGCCAGGGCAGCAGCCCTCAGAAATTGAATCAGCCAGTGGCTTCCAAGTCTTCCGGGGCTCCACAATTTGAGCACTTGAAGATGATCAACGGGTTAATTAATGGAAAGAAGGCAGATTTTGATGGATTCCTTTCGAATCTGAGTTTTGCAAGGGTTGGAGGGGCACCAGCTAACTTCGTGGAGGACGAGAATCATGCCAACAGTGGTGATAAGGAAGACACTGCCAGTAGCTCCCCGCAGAATATTGCCAGTGGATTATTGAACATTCCATTGTCAAATGTTGAGCGTTTAAAATCAACACTTTCCACTGTTTCTTTGACCGAGTTGATTGAGTTCATCCCCCAGCTGGGGAGGTCTGCAACTGACTATCCTGACAAGAAGAAATTGTTCTCAGTTCAGGACTTCTTCCGTTATGCTGAGGTCGAAG GAAGGCGGTTTTTTGAGGAGTTGGATAGAGATGGTGATGGTCAGCTCAACCTCGAAGACCTTGAAATTGCAATGAGAAAGAGAAACTTGCCAAGGAGGTACGCCAAGGATTTTTTGAGGCGTACAAGAAGCTACTTGTTTTCAAAGTCAATTGGGTGGAAACAGTTTTTGTCCTTGATGGAGCAGAAGGAGCCAAAAATTCTTCGAGCTTACACAACCCTTTGTCTTAGCAAGTCTGGAACACTCCAAAAGAACCAGATTTTGACATCACTAAGAAGTGCAGGTCTTCCTGCTAGTGAAGATAATGCCATTGCTATGATGCGCTCTCTCAATGTAGACAGTGAGGGATCAATTTCATATAGTCATTTCCGCAACTTCATGCTGTTGCTTCCTTCAGAAAGGCTTGAAGATGATCCTAG GAACATCTGGTTTGAAGCAGCTACAGTGGTAGCTGTTCCCCCACCAGTAGAGATATCCACTGGAAATGTTCTAAAGTCTGCTTTGGCAGGAGGTCTTGCTTGTGCACTTTCTACTTCTATAATGCATCCTATTGATACAATGAAG ACACGTGTACAAGCATCAACCCTTTCATTCCCAGAGCTCGTGTCAAAGCTTCCAGAAATTGGACTTCGTGGATTATACAGGGGTTCGATACCAGCAATCCTTGGGCAGTTTTCAAG CCATGGATTGAGGACTGGTATCTTTGAAGCAAGCAAGCTTGTGCTAATAAATGTTGCACCAACACTCCAAGAGCTTCAG GTGCAATCTATGGCATCCTTTTGCAGCACAATCTTGGGAACAGCAGTTCGAATCCCTTGCGAGGTTTTGAAGCAGCGGCTACAAGCAGGCATCTTTGATAATGTAGGAGAGGCAATTGTAGGTACCTTACATCAAGATGGTTTGAAAGGTTTCTTTCGTGGTACTGGTGCCACACTTTGCCGTGAGGTCCCTTTTTATGTTGCTGGAATGTGCCTATATGCAGAATCCAAAAAG GTTGCACAGAACCTTCTTAACCGTGACCTGGCACCTTGGGAGACCGTCGCAGTGGGGGCTTTGTccggtgggcttgcagctgtggtCACCACTCCCTTTGATGTGATGAAGACGCGAATGATGACGGCACCACAGGGCTTGCCAGTATCGATGCAAATGGTGGCTTTCTCCATTCTTCGTAAGGAGGGTCCTCTGGGCCTTTTCAAGGGAGCGGTTCCGAGGTTCTTCTGGATTGCTCCTCTTGGTGCGATGAATTTTGCTGGATACGAGCTAGCGAAGAAGGCAATGGATAAGACTGAACATGTTCCTGAGTGA
- the LOC103986083 gene encoding uncharacterized protein LOC103986083 isoform X2, translating to MVSGQDPVEAILHAFRDALSPLESGFLRAAKDLESHWLNSTDRSNNVESPKRCHGSMKRKSGHDVVATVVTSEERKRSPIQGLLGALFPNASRGGSVRGRGGNSSKTGRDEEEKNGSCVDCSPFAVTWSIMLNSFVQAFPRPLKSFRKCFGDQCHDDDFVSEPWHGKPSERAPYKIVFWDKSKKTSSADREMLPLELILCIASESLVQNLQMLNLPCQGSSPQKLNQPVASKSSGAPQFEHLKMINGLINGKKADFDGFLSNLSFARVGGAPANFVEDENHANSGDKEDTASSSPQNIASGLLNIPLSNVERLKSTLSTVSLTELIEFIPQLGRSATDYPDKKKLFSVQDFFRYAEVEGRRFFEELDRDGDGQLNLEDLEIAMRKRNLPRRYAKDFLRRTRSYLFSKSIGWKQFLSLMEQKEPKILRAYTTLCLSKSGTLQKNQILTSLRSAGLPASEDNAIAMMRSLNVDSEGSISYSHFRNFMLLLPSERLEDDPRNIWFEAATVVAVPPPVEISTGNVLKSALAGGLACALSTSIMHPIDTMKTRVQASTLSFPELVSKLPEIGLRGLYRGSIPAILGQFSSHGLRTGIFEASKLVLINVAPTLQELQNLFVCRCNLWHPFAAQSWEQQFESLARF from the exons ATGGTCTCCGGCCAGGATCCGGTGGAGGCTATCCTCCATGCCTTCAGGGATGCCCTCTCCCCGCTGGAGTCTGGGTTCCTTCGCGCCGCCAAGGATCTGGAGTCCCATTGGCTGAACTCGACGGACAGATCCAATAATGTGGAGTCTCCGAAGAGATGCCATGGATCGATGAAGAGGAAGTCGGGCCATGATGTGGTGGCTACGGTTGTGACTTCCGAGGAGCGGAAAAGAAGCCCAATTCAGGGCCTTCTCGGTGCTTTGTTTCCAAACGCTTCCCGCGGGGGCAGCGTCCGTGGCCGGGGAGGGAATTCATCCAAGACAGGTAGAGACGAAGAGGAAAAGAATGGATCTTGTGTGGATTGCTCGCCCTTTGCGGTCACTTGGTCGATCATGCTCAACAGCTTCGTGCAGGCATTTCCAAGGCCACTTAAATCATTTAGGAAATGCTTTGGGGACCAATGCCATGACGATGACTTCGTCTCTGAGCCTTGGCATGGGAAACCTTCCGAGAGAGCTCCATACAAGATTGTGTTCTGGGACAAATCCAAGAAAACGTCTTCGGCTGACAGAGAAATGTTGCCTCTCGAATTGATTCTTTGCATCGCATCGGAAAGTTTGGTTCAGAATCTTCAAATGTTGAATTTGCCTTGCCAGGGCAGCAGCCCTCAGAAATTGAATCAGCCAGTGGCTTCCAAGTCTTCCGGGGCTCCACAATTTGAGCACTTGAAGATGATCAACGGGTTAATTAATGGAAAGAAGGCAGATTTTGATGGATTCCTTTCGAATCTGAGTTTTGCAAGGGTTGGAGGGGCACCAGCTAACTTCGTGGAGGACGAGAATCATGCCAACAGTGGTGATAAGGAAGACACTGCCAGTAGCTCCCCGCAGAATATTGCCAGTGGATTATTGAACATTCCATTGTCAAATGTTGAGCGTTTAAAATCAACACTTTCCACTGTTTCTTTGACCGAGTTGATTGAGTTCATCCCCCAGCTGGGGAGGTCTGCAACTGACTATCCTGACAAGAAGAAATTGTTCTCAGTTCAGGACTTCTTCCGTTATGCTGAGGTCGAAG GAAGGCGGTTTTTTGAGGAGTTGGATAGAGATGGTGATGGTCAGCTCAACCTCGAAGACCTTGAAATTGCAATGAGAAAGAGAAACTTGCCAAGGAGGTACGCCAAGGATTTTTTGAGGCGTACAAGAAGCTACTTGTTTTCAAAGTCAATTGGGTGGAAACAGTTTTTGTCCTTGATGGAGCAGAAGGAGCCAAAAATTCTTCGAGCTTACACAACCCTTTGTCTTAGCAAGTCTGGAACACTCCAAAAGAACCAGATTTTGACATCACTAAGAAGTGCAGGTCTTCCTGCTAGTGAAGATAATGCCATTGCTATGATGCGCTCTCTCAATGTAGACAGTGAGGGATCAATTTCATATAGTCATTTCCGCAACTTCATGCTGTTGCTTCCTTCAGAAAGGCTTGAAGATGATCCTAG GAACATCTGGTTTGAAGCAGCTACAGTGGTAGCTGTTCCCCCACCAGTAGAGATATCCACTGGAAATGTTCTAAAGTCTGCTTTGGCAGGAGGTCTTGCTTGTGCACTTTCTACTTCTATAATGCATCCTATTGATACAATGAAG ACACGTGTACAAGCATCAACCCTTTCATTCCCAGAGCTCGTGTCAAAGCTTCCAGAAATTGGACTTCGTGGATTATACAGGGGTTCGATACCAGCAATCCTTGGGCAGTTTTCAAG CCATGGATTGAGGACTGGTATCTTTGAAGCAAGCAAGCTTGTGCTAATAAATGTTGCACCAACACTCCAAGAGCTTCAG AACTTATTCGTATGTAGGTGCAATCTATGGCATCCTTTTGCAGCACAATCTTGGGAACAGCAGTTCGAATCCCTTGCGAGGTTTTGA